A stretch of the Candidatus Limnocylindria bacterium genome encodes the following:
- a CDS encoding DUF177 domain-containing protein, with the protein MIVNVAPLLKQPVGAQADYHVAESPIDPHGDNSGLLEAGAVSIDAEITATHTNPGAYLEGAADASLETICSRCLIPIETPVHADFAEQYYARFGVLSGESLGEAPTDAKTIGSDFKIDLTPLLREEIFLAAPFAPLCRSDCEGLCQVCGDDLNQRPHQHEAAVDERFAKLEKLRDFHAERD; encoded by the coding sequence ATGATCGTCAACGTCGCTCCGCTGCTGAAGCAGCCCGTGGGCGCGCAAGCCGACTACCACGTTGCTGAGTCGCCGATCGATCCGCACGGCGACAACTCCGGATTGCTCGAGGCTGGAGCCGTGTCGATCGACGCCGAGATCACCGCGACCCACACGAACCCCGGCGCGTATCTCGAAGGCGCGGCCGATGCGAGCCTCGAAACGATCTGCAGCCGCTGTCTCATTCCGATCGAGACGCCGGTCCATGCGGACTTCGCCGAGCAGTACTACGCCAGGTTTGGTGTGTTGTCCGGCGAGTCGCTAGGCGAAGCACCGACGGATGCGAAGACGATCGGCTCGGACTTCAAGATCGATCTCACCCCGCTCCTGCGGGAAGAGATCTTCCTCGCCGCGCCCTTCGCACCGCTCTGCCGGTCGGACTGCGAGGGCCTCTGCCAGGTATGCGGTGACGACCTGAACCAGCGCCCGCATCAGCACGAGGCCGCTGTGGACGAGCGATTCGCGAAGCTCGAGAAGCTTCGCGACTTCCACGCCGAGCGCGACTAG
- the recG gene encoding ATP-dependent DNA helicase RecG, whose protein sequence is MRQSLASATRPNSSLELPVTALPGIGDDSAKLLDRIEIRTIGDLLWHLPRTYVDFSKFTALKSVRAEQEQTVEAVLGRIAQRRTARGQLMTEVELLDPQDRSPTNVRATWFGRQFIKERYPEGQLVRLSGKVKFFGRSLQFSNPKMENAAAEAVHTGRIVPMYRLTEGLKEGHLRRWLHTAVMGGAKRTPVVREVADPLPEAVRTRRSLVPIQDALREVHFPSEWKDLWTARRRLAFDELLVLQLALGQRRARWTKEAKALPLHADDAEIARWTRELPFTLTADQLEAFRQIRSDLARRVPMSRLLEGDVGSGKTVVAALAARIAVVSGSQAALMAPTELLAEQHHRSLDTLFAAGGPSHALLTSSVTGPARQQILADLASGELDVVVGTHALVEETVAFKRLGLAIVDEQHRFGVRQRATFREKGIDPHLLLTTATPIPQTLSQTVYRDLDISVLHQMPSGVQSIRTEVRQHAALPKVWPWVKERVAAGEQAFVVTPRIEEDPADDIPSAEATFRDLESKDLAGVRLALLHGRMPARERDDVMRRFAARELDVLVATTVVEVGIDIPNATVMIILGAERFGLAQLHQLRGRVGRRGQRAFCILVSAKADGSDRLAAMTEKKPGTDEPLDGFDLAKRDLQIRGAGEFLGKRQSGEGNELRIVDMADVDPVLLEETTVEADRILAADPQLESPEHASLEHAVAELWRRYALA, encoded by the coding sequence GTGCGGCAGTCGCTCGCGTCCGCGACTAGGCCGAACAGCTCGCTCGAGCTTCCGGTCACGGCGCTGCCGGGGATCGGAGACGACTCGGCGAAGCTGCTGGACCGCATCGAAATCCGCACGATCGGCGACCTTCTGTGGCATCTGCCGCGGACGTACGTGGACTTCTCGAAGTTCACAGCGCTGAAAAGCGTGCGCGCGGAGCAGGAGCAGACCGTCGAGGCGGTCCTCGGTCGGATCGCTCAGCGGCGCACGGCGCGCGGGCAGCTCATGACCGAGGTCGAGCTGCTGGACCCGCAGGACCGCTCGCCCACCAACGTGCGTGCGACGTGGTTCGGCCGTCAGTTCATCAAGGAGCGCTATCCGGAAGGGCAGCTCGTACGGCTCTCCGGAAAGGTGAAGTTCTTCGGACGCTCGCTCCAGTTCTCGAACCCGAAGATGGAGAACGCCGCGGCCGAGGCAGTGCACACGGGCCGCATCGTGCCGATGTATCGACTGACCGAGGGTCTGAAGGAAGGCCACCTCCGGCGCTGGCTGCACACCGCGGTGATGGGTGGCGCGAAGCGAACGCCGGTCGTGCGCGAGGTCGCCGATCCGTTACCTGAGGCGGTGCGCACGCGCCGCTCGTTGGTGCCGATACAGGACGCGCTCCGCGAGGTGCACTTCCCGTCGGAGTGGAAGGATCTCTGGACCGCGCGACGGCGTCTCGCCTTCGACGAACTCCTCGTGCTCCAGCTCGCGCTGGGTCAGCGGCGCGCGCGCTGGACGAAAGAGGCGAAGGCGCTGCCGCTGCACGCGGACGATGCGGAGATCGCGCGGTGGACCCGAGAGCTCCCGTTCACGCTGACGGCAGATCAGCTGGAAGCCTTCCGGCAGATCCGCTCGGACCTCGCGCGCCGCGTCCCGATGTCACGCCTGCTCGAAGGAGACGTCGGTTCCGGCAAGACCGTCGTCGCGGCTCTAGCGGCGCGGATCGCCGTGGTGTCGGGTTCGCAGGCCGCGTTGATGGCGCCGACGGAGCTTCTCGCGGAGCAGCATCATCGCTCGCTCGACACGCTGTTCGCGGCGGGCGGCCCGAGCCACGCTCTGCTGACCTCGAGCGTGACCGGTCCCGCACGTCAGCAGATCCTTGCCGATCTGGCGTCGGGCGAGCTGGACGTCGTCGTCGGCACGCACGCCCTCGTTGAAGAGACCGTGGCGTTCAAGCGGCTCGGTCTCGCGATCGTCGACGAGCAGCATCGCTTCGGCGTTCGACAGCGCGCGACGTTCCGCGAGAAGGGGATCGACCCGCACCTGCTGCTCACCACTGCTACGCCCATCCCGCAGACGCTCTCGCAGACCGTGTATCGGGACCTCGACATCTCAGTGCTGCATCAGATGCCATCCGGCGTGCAGTCGATCCGCACCGAGGTGCGCCAGCACGCGGCGCTGCCCAAGGTCTGGCCGTGGGTGAAGGAGCGCGTGGCCGCTGGCGAGCAGGCATTCGTCGTGACGCCGCGCATCGAGGAGGATCCCGCGGACGACATCCCGAGCGCCGAGGCAACGTTCCGCGACCTCGAATCCAAGGACCTCGCGGGTGTGCGTCTCGCTCTCTTGCATGGACGAATGCCGGCGCGCGAGCGCGACGACGTGATGCGACGATTCGCGGCGCGCGAGCTCGACGTGCTCGTGGCGACGACGGTCGTGGAGGTCGGCATCGACATTCCGAACGCGACGGTGATGATCATCCTCGGCGCCGAGCGTTTCGGACTCGCGCAGCTGCATCAGCTGCGCGGGCGCGTCGGCCGCCGTGGGCAGCGCGCGTTCTGCATCCTCGTGAGCGCGAAGGCGGATGGATCGGATCGGCTCGCCGCGATGACCGAGAAGAAGCCGGGTACGGATGAGCCGCTCGACGGGTTCGATCTCGCGAAGCGCGATCTGCAGATCCGCGGAGCCGGCGAGTTCCTCGGCAAGCGGCAGAGCGGCGAGGGGAACGAGCTGCGGATCGTCGACATGGCCGACGTCGATCCGGTGCTGCTGGAAGAGACGACGGTCGAGGCGGACCGGATCCTCGCCGCGGATCCGCAGCTCGAGAGTCCCGAGCACGCTTCGCTCGAGCACGCCGTCGCGGAACTCTGGCGCCGTTACGCGCTGGCGTGA
- the rsmD gene encoding 16S rRNA (guanine(966)-N(2))-methyltransferase RsmD has product MRVIAGSAKGRALDAPRGGATRPATDRIRETLFAILEPILADARVLDLFAGAGTLGIEALSRGAAHATFVERSAEALKALRKNIKATEFDDHAVVIAANVLGFLEQSATGPYDVVFCDPPFADVALLEATLAHPHLAAALGPDASVVARVHKKHQPRLPEGAGVQRVKDIGEESLLFLRYDGGRGGG; this is encoded by the coding sequence GTGAGGGTCATCGCCGGCAGCGCGAAGGGTCGCGCGCTCGACGCGCCACGCGGCGGCGCGACGCGACCCGCGACGGATCGGATCCGCGAGACGCTCTTCGCGATCCTCGAACCCATCCTCGCGGACGCGCGTGTGCTCGATCTCTTCGCTGGGGCAGGCACGCTCGGGATCGAGGCGCTCTCGCGCGGGGCGGCTCACGCAACCTTCGTGGAGCGTTCGGCGGAAGCGCTGAAGGCGCTGCGCAAGAACATCAAGGCGACCGAGTTCGACGACCACGCTGTCGTCATCGCCGCGAACGTCCTCGGATTCCTGGAACAGTCGGCCACCGGCCCGTACGACGTCGTGTTCTGCGATCCGCCTTTCGCGGACGTCGCGCTCCTTGAGGCGACCCTCGCCCATCCGCATCTCGCTGCCGCTCTCGGCCCCGATGCGAGCGTCGTTGCGCGGGTGCACAAAAAGCATCAGCCGAGGCTCCCGGAAGGCGCCGGCGTGCAGCGCGTCAAGGACATCGGCGAGGAAAGCCTCCTGTTCCTACGGTACGATGGCGGTCGCGGAGGAGGGTGA
- the rpmF gene encoding 50S ribosomal protein L32, with translation MAGHPKKRIPHAAQGERRSHLALKAQNLVPCPQCKSPKPPHQACPHCGMFRGRQVLKIKAKRTAA, from the coding sequence TTGGCAGGTCATCCCAAGAAACGCATCCCGCACGCCGCGCAGGGCGAGCGCCGCAGCCATCTGGCGCTGAAGGCGCAGAATCTCGTGCCTTGTCCCCAGTGCAAGAGCCCCAAGCCCCCGCACCAGGCATGTCCGCACTGCGGCATGTTCCGCGGCCGCCAGGTCCTCAAGATCAAGGCGAAGCGCACCGCGGCATAG